In Balaenoptera acutorostrata chromosome 8, mBalAcu1.1, whole genome shotgun sequence, the genomic stretch GTTTCATGTATCAACTAAACCTTTTCTGAATTTTGCTTGGAAGTCATAAAACCGGAATGAATATTATTAGTATAGAGTTATAGTTCATAGGTTGTCTATAAGAAAAAGATAGGCTCCTTATGGTGAAAATAAGATTTATGTGCTATATTTTTGCTTGCCTTTTAGGTATAGTCTATTAAATTTGTATGTGGAGACTTTCTTAAGAGaactattcaaaaataaatgtttccccCCCTCTTTTACtagaaaagaaaagtgaatgtCACTTTAGTGTATCTGCATTTATGTAGCTGGATTTCTGTATTATGAAATAAGTTTCTTTCTAATCACAGTTTTACACCTGGTGTTTTGATTGCCATTCTTAAAGTTTTTGTAAATTTGTTCTGTTTTAACAAAGAATCATCATTCACTTAATAacaacttaccaaaaaaaaaaaaaaacatggaaagaatACATTACATTACAATTAGATGTTTAAACACGCTTATCAGGTCAGAGGTCGGTAAACCTCGGTATGCTTCCTTTACTCTTAAGGTTTTGTACAATGCTTCAATATATTCTCTTTTTGTGGTAAAATAGgcataacataaagtttaccattttaaccatttttaaatgtatagttctATGACATTGGgtacattcacatttttgtgctgctttagtatattttttttgaaattattatattgAAATAATTCATTATTGAGACCCAAAACTGTGCTTTCATTGAATAAGCAGAGTTCTCTCCGGGGCTTATGAGTGTGTTCTGATGAAAAATGATTTTGTTTGCTAAGTTTTGTTAAGGAACTTGCAGCATATGTTATCTTGTTAGGCTCAGAGAGCAAATGCCAATGGGAACTTATGGAAACAGGTTTATTAATTCGATTTATCTGAACATTTCCCCCCAATTTTAGTTTAATAAAACATGTTTAGGGAGCTATAAAGCCTTTACTCTTGTGTGGGAATCTCAGGTGATCATGACTGGTATCCTACTCCTAAGAGTGGATAAGCAACAATAttgtagaaaataatgaaaaaatttaaaaaactagaacAACATTTGACCATTTTCCcctaatattttgaaattattcttaAGATTAGACATCAACCCTTATATCATGAGATTAGATAGAAATTCTTTGatatgcatatattagaaatagTGTTCATAGACAAATCAATGTCTTGTACTGTTTTAATAAAAGACTAAAACATTTGTCTATTGCTTTGCCAGTTTATGAGACTCTTCTTGATTCTGATGATTAAATCCTTCATGTAGAGTATTGATTAATTTAAGAAGACAGTAGATCCAAATGTAAGGTCTTATCTGGAAATATTCAGAGAACATATAAACACAGTTtggtttatttattatataacttgTTTAAATGTGATCCCTTCTTGTGAAATtataatttggaaatttaaacacagaatgttaggaaatagaaaaaattgaGCTCAACGCCTGACTAATTTTTGGACCTCGCTAGAATATGAGGCTAAGCTTTAATTTAGGGGATAGAGGCATCACAACGTGCTgttcatactttttattttgtaagctgctctaagaaaaaaatttttggggGGGAGGAATTTGTACTCtagccttttcttttcattccagAGTGAGGAAATTTAGCTTTGAAATAAATGTCAAATTCTCATACCTTATAATAATCTCCTTATAATAATGACCTTATGGTCATTGGAGTCAATTCAATCATCTCATGAGCTAGAAACTGACAAGAGCACACGGGAACTAAAAACAAACTTTGGTTTCTCTTGGAAAGTGCCAAAAGTACCTGTCCTCCTAATATATAGATAACTGCAATGGATTTGCTCTTATTTCATCATCaaatttttttggtgtgtttatCAACAGGAAGATCTATAACCAGTACTTTAGCTTCCTTCAGTTGCGGATACCCCCAGTTTGTTTATTAGAATAGTACTCCTTCCCCACCATCAATCTGCTAAGATCTTCTTGAGGGAACTACAGGGGGGTGTAGGGCTCAGCAAAGAGGCCTTGGTGGTGAAGAAGCTCAGAAAGAGATTTGGAGTAGCCCGTCGTCCCCGTCCACTCTAACACAGTTTCCATCTCCCCTTCTGCCAACTTTTCAAAGCTAATGCATAGCTTGACCATTGAAAGAACAGACGTAGAGAAACATCAGAGTCCTGAAACTTTTCCAgcatattttgaatataaataaTCTTGGCTCTAGTCAACAGCAAACAAACTATTTGTCCATATGTACTATGGCTCTctctctatattatatatataaagtatatatttttgcttatttgggGGCTTGtaataactttggattttgtcctTTGTGAGATGACAACCTAAAGATTGTTATCTTTTCCACTGGTTCCAAGTTTTAAAGCATTTTAGGTTAAGTTTTATAATCATGTAAAAGTTGCATGTCAAGGCAAGAAATAAGCATTAcgaggcaggtggattcttttgtAGGGtagatataaaacatttatttcttgaagACTTATCTTACTAGGAGAGAAAGTCTTGATATGAGGCGATATCACCACAAAGAAGAGAGGCTTATAAGAGAAAGCTATTCTGACAACAGTAGTTTTGTTCTCATAAACAAATAGTGGCTGAAGTCAAGATTGGCACTTGGACCATGGAGAAGGATGGTATAATACCATGCATAGGGTAGAGGAAATATATACATGCATTCAGAGGAACACTGATTTCCCATTTAACCTTTGTTAGAAACTATTAGAGGTTTTATAATTCTGTTGACAATCATCTTATTTGGAATATGATCtgcttatataaaaataatttttaatgtgaaagCTCTCAGTACTTAAAAGTCTAGTGAAATGGTAGCTTTAAAAGCTGAGTCACAGTCTAATTTACCATCACAATTCACAGTCACAGTTTCCTTCAGTATTTTACTTGTTAGATTAATCCCATCTCAGCAGTACCTTTAGGTTCTTGCCTTGATGGTGCggaaaaatacacacaaacatcTGATATTTCTGAGCATGTGGGCTGTGACAAATTTAAATGTGTTCTAATAGTGCATCTGCATATAAACAGCTGAAGATTTATGgttgttttttaacttaaagatgaggaaattgaccACTGTGggataattaaaaataacaactcTCTGGAAAAGCAGAGGCTAAGTTCTTAAATGCCAGGGCACCAAGAGACAATATCCTCTAATCTAAATTGAGTAATTTATATCTTTGTCACTTGAAGATCAGATATATATTTGAGTCAATGAATCATCCTACCAACATCCCATAACTAAagcaaattttgtttctttttcacaaGCAAGGTTTTAGTCAATTGAATAATAAATCATCCTGCCTTTTTCTGAATCATAAGATAGGGAGACTCTTACAGGCAAGACCACAATTAAATGAGACCCTAGAAGAGAGATTCTAACCTGTTTTAAAAGAATGCCTGAAGGAAACAGCCTAGACTACTTTGGCTACACTTTTCAGTGTTTAAAATAGTAATATCATAtggttgtttttaaacattttcagtttttcactgaagATCTGTCTTAAATGCTCATAGATCAGGAATGAAGCAACTTCTGGATAACCCCCAATATCCCTGGTCAGTGCCTACTGAAAGTCCTACAGAGACCAGGTATATGATGAAATGTTCCTCTTCCTTCAAAAAGATTAACCTTACAAAGAATATTCAtgaacattttctcttttgaGTCTCACAGTAATGCTCTATTATATATAATGATTATTAGTTCCTacttaaaagcagaaattaagattcagagaggataagtaacttacccaaggtcactagTGAGTGGAATAATACCAACTGGAGACTAGTTATTTCTACCCTAAGGACCATGCCTTTTGCTCTCTATACTTTGCTGCCTCTTTGATATGCTTTATAAAATTGGGCACTTTAAACATGCACTAAGGTACTTTTGGGAAATTTGTTCCTGGGAGAATTATCTGAATTGATAATATGATTGGGAGCATTGTTAATTTGAGTCTATGGTCTGAACAgaagaaagtataaagaaaaatccAGTTTTAAGTGGCATTGTTCAGATATTCAGTGCAAATGAATTGGGAGTGATAGACACAGTGGATAGTCCAGGGCTAAGATGAAATACATCGTCTTGTGATTATGAGTGTTCAGAGGACTGGACCTGAAATTTAGAAAAGGCAATAGGTGAAAAGGCCTAGACACACCCAAGAAGGAAATAGCCACAAGAAATTCACCTGCTTAAAATACACTAATCTGCACAGATGAAGTTTGATGCCCTGTTGGCACTGTTGTTCAGGGAAGGGCGAAGTGGGCTGAGGAATTCGGGACTCTGTGAGACTAAGATACAAGGACACTTACAGAAATGGGTAAAAGGTAAGATGCAAGTGTTCCCTGTGAAATCTTATGGCAAAAGGCTTTGAAATTTAATTCACATTGGAAGAACCTCAAAAATTAGTGGAGCCATTCatatttctgtttggttttatGCAGTGGCTGCTAATAGCATTATACTGAAATGTAGGTGTGAATCTCataatgttcatttatttttatttttttattgaagtatagttgatttacaatgttgtcttagtttctggtgtacagaaaagtgattcagatatatattacatatattattatatatatattctttttcataatgatttattacaggagattgaatatagttccctgtgctacagtaggaccttgttgtttatctattttgtatatggtagtttgtatctgttaattccaaactcttaatttatccctctcccattccctttcccctttggtaatcataagtttgttttctacatctgtgaatctgtttctgttttgtaaataggttcatttgtatcatattttagattccacatataagtgatatcatatggtatttgtctttctctttctgacttacttcacttagtatggtaatctctaggtccatccatgttgctaaaaatggcatcatttcattcttttttatggctgagtaatattccattgtatatatatcacatcttctgtttatggacacttaggttgctaccgtgtcttggctattgtaaatagtgctgctgtgaacattggggtgcatgtatcttttcaaattagagttttcgtcttttgcTGGATCCTGTGGCAACTCTATCATAATGTTCATTTAAATTGTTTACCTATGTCTGAAAAATTGCTCAAGTGAGAGTCATTTGTCTATTGTTAGCTCTCAATCTGACTTTCAAGGTGCCTTTATTCTTCACAataatttgaggaaaaaaagtgatttttttttttttagttaagctATATTGTAAGCCCTTTTTGATGTAATGTATGTTAAggtaaaaatcttttatttgaaCTAAACTGTTGCAAAGTGTAAATGaggaaaactttttaaagaaatccagctttatttcttccataTATCTATAGGGACATGAGCAAGGTTGTCAAAGTACCAACAGGTAGAGGATCTTAGGAAATCTACTTTAATGAACAAATAAGAGTGATTTGTAGTTAACTTAATGCttgattttatttcaaagaacacACAGGCGttggaaaaataagtttttttcctgaacttaatgatatcaattttcttggcaatttctcttttctgaaacAGTGAAAAGGTAAAATGTAGGCTAGCTCCTGTCCAAATAATCATAATAGCTGAATGGAGTCTGAGGCACTCATAGAGTGTTGttgaatttgtctattttctaAAGGAAAGTGACTCATTATTTTCAAATTGCTTTACAGGATCCTGCAAACCAAAAATGTGGTGGAAGAAAGAAAACCGTGTCTTTCAGCAGCATgccatcagaaaagaaaatcagtagtGCAAGCGACTGCATCAGCTTCATGCAAGCTGGCTGTGAACTGAAGAAAGTACGGCCAAATTCTCGCATTTACAACCGTTTTTTCACTCTGGACACAGACCTCCAAGCTCTTCGCTGGGAACCTTCCAAGAAAGACCTTGAGAAAGCTAAGCTTGATATTTCTGCCATAAAAGAGATCCGACTGGGGAAGAACACGGAAACATTTAGAAACAATGGGCTTGCTGACCAGATTTGTGAGGACTGTGCCTTTTCCATACTCCACGGGGAGAACTACGAGTCTCTGGACCTAGTTGCCAATTCAGCAGATGTAGCAAACATCTGGGTGTCAGGGTTACGGTATCTGGTTTCTCGAAGTAAGCAACCCCTTGACTTTATGGAAGGCAACCAGAACACACCAAGGTTTATGTGGTTGAAAAAGGTGTTTGAAGCAGCAGATATCGATGGGAATGGGATTATGTTGGAAGACACCTCTGTAGAGTTAATAAAACAACTCAACCCTACCCTGAAGGAATCCAAGATCAGGTTAAAGTTTAAAGAAATccagaagagcaaagaaaagctAACCACCCGAGTGACAGAAGAGGAGTTTTGTGAAGCTTTTTGTGAACTTTGCACCAGGCCAGAAGTGTATTTCTTACTTGTACAGATATCTAAAAACAAAGAGTATTTGGATGCTAATGATCTCATGCTTTTTTTAGAAGCTGAGCAAGGAGTCACCCAGATCACCGAGGACATGTGCTTAGACATTATTCGGAGATATGAGCTTTCTGAAGAGGGACGTCAGAAAGGGTTTCTTGCAATTGATGGCTTTACCCAGTATTTGTTGTCACCAGAATGTGACATTTTTGATCCTGAACAAAAAAAGGTTGCCCAAGATATGACCCAGCCATTATCTCACTATTACATCAACGCCTCTCACAACACCTATCTCATAGAAGACCAGTTCAGGGGGCCGGCTGACATTAACGGGTATGTTAGAGCTTTGAAAATGGGCTGTCGAAGCATTGAACTTGATGTAAATGATGGTTCAGACAATGAACCAATCCTTTGTAATCGAAATAACATGACAACACACCTTTCCTTTCGAAGTGTCATAGAGGTGATAAATAAATTTGCCTTTGTGGCTTCTGAGTACCCACTCATTCTTTGCTTGGGAAATCACTGCTCCCTACCACAGCAGAAGGTAATGGTTCAACAGATGAAAAAGGTCTTTGGCAGTAAACTCTATACTGAAGCACCTTTGCCGTCAGAATCCTACCTCCCATcaccagaaaaattaaaaagaatgatcattgtgaaaggaaagaaattgccTTCTGATCCAGATGTTTTAGAAGGAGAAGTTACAGACGAAGATGAAGAAGCTGAAATGTCTCGAAGGATGTCAGTAGATTACAATGGTGAGCAGAAACAAATCTTGCTGTGTAGGGAGCTCTCTGACTTGGTGTCTATCTGTAAATCTGTTCAGTACAGGGATTTTGAACTATCTATGAAAAGCCAAAACTATTGGGAAATTTGTTCATTTAGTGAAACAGAGGCCAGCCGAATTGCAAATGAATACCCAGAGGATTTTGTAAATTATAATAAGAAGTTCTTATCACGAATCTATCCAAGTGCCATGAGAATCGATTCCAGTAACTTGAATCCACAGGACTTTTGGAATTGTGGCTGTCAGATTGTGGCAATGAATTTCCAGACTCCGGGTCCAATGATGGACCTTCACACAGGCTGGTTTCTTCAAAATGGAGGTTGTGGTTACGTTCTAAGGCCGTCCATCATGCGAGATGAAGTTTCTTACTTCAGTGCAAATACAAAGGGCATTGTACCAGGGGTGTCTCCTTTAGTGCTTCATATTAAGATCATCAGTGGTCAGAACTTCCCAAAGCCCAAGGGAGCTTGTGCCAAAGGGGATGTCATAGATCCCTATGTGTGTATAGAGATACATGGAATTCCAGCCGACTGTTCAGAACAAAGAACTAAAACTGTACAACAAAACAGTGATAATCCTATTTTTGATGAGACCTTTGAGTTTCAAGTGAACCTGCCTGAGCTGGCCGTGATCCGTTTTGTGGTTCTGGATGACGACTACATTGGGGATGAGTTTATAGGGCAATATACAATCCCGTTCGAATGTTTGCAGCCTGGATATCGGCATGTTCCCCTCCGCTCCTTTGTGGGTGACGTCATGGAGCATGTAACTCTTTTCGTCCACATAGCAATAACTAATAGAAGTGGAGGAGGAAAGCCACAGAAGCGCAGCCTTTCAGTGAGAATGGGGAAGAAAGTTCGGGAGTATACCATGCTCAGGAATATTGGTCTTAAAACCATAGATGACATCTTTAAGATAGCAGTTCATCCCTTACGAGAAGCCATAGATATGAGAGAAAATATGCAGGTAGGAAAAAATCCCATACTGTCCTCCCTTACCCCTGAGTCTTCTGACCCCCTCTCTCACCGGTGAACATTGTGTTTTACTAATGATCTGATTGCTCAAAAAACTATCACAGAGGATGTGTAAACCCATGTACTGCTGAATTAAGTTCAGTATTGCCTGTGATAagacagatatttaaaaaaaattgtattggggtatagctgatttacaatgttgtgttagtttctgctgtacagcaaagtgaatctgttatacatatacatatatccactcttctttagattcttttcccatacaggccattacagcgtattgagtagagttccctgtgctatgcagtaggtccttattagttatctattttatacatagtagtgtgtatatgtcaattccaatctctcaatttatccctccccacctccacccagtaaccataagtttattttctacatctgtaactttatttctgtaaaacagatatattttatgtttctaatGGTGAATGCTATGTTAAATCTGGCCTGAACTAAGCCAGCTAATGGAGTATCAGTGTAGCAAAATGCTTTATATATCCATCAAATGTCCCTAGTACAAAACCAAATTGATATATGGGAATGTGTATATGAAACAGTGTGAaaagaatagaatataaaatattatatgtgcATGTAATatgcaaaattttatatatacaaacacatgcataCTAATTATgagtatatatgtaaaatatttgcaGATAAGAACACAGAAGGGTATTTGAAGTcatataaaacaaatgtaaagCCTATTAGATGATGTCTTAGTTGTTTGTGTACAACAATAATAAATTACCCTCCAcgaaacaaagaaaactaataaacaaacaaaattcagcaCTTGAACTTGTTGAAAACTATTTAGTCTTCTCTTAGAAATGTGCTTTAATTGAAAGGACATGGATTCTGGATTAAACTCTATccctgtgtgatcttgagcaaattatttcAGATATCTGGTCATCAGTTTTCTCCTCATAAGGtaagaaaaatagtaataattacaTCACAggattattatgagaattaaatgggagTATATGTAAATTACCCAGCCTTAGCATGTAGGAATTCAAAGTCAGTTTTCTTGCCTTCATTAATGCTTATAATCAGAGATGGCTGCAAACTTTTTTCTTCAAGACTATTTAATATGCTTATTCTAGGCTCATGTTACTAAGAAACAATCAAACGGCAAATGCTTGCTTAGTTCCTGCAATGTGCAAGAAGATGTTGTTTGGCAGAAGCAGTAGGAGTCTATGTATGAGAGCAAAACAGGAGAGGAATATTTTTCAATGTACTTTATTTGCTCCTTTAGCTAACATTTTTATGGTAACCTTCACCAAAAATCCCTAcattcaaaatagaaaacaagcttgaagaggttaagtaatttccccaatattgcatttaataaataagaatttgAGCTTTAAATCCAGAATTAACCACCACCAAAACCCAATGATCATTCATGGTTCTTAGTTATGTGATGCTGAATGCCAAACCATGACTTGgtgaaaactttatttttacattatttcacAGAGGAATTCTGGAATGggtttaaaatcaattttaaatcaCCAAAATGGTAGAAAATACTATATTACATAAACCACATACAAATACTTAGATTGTAAACATATAACTTGTGGTGGGTTGCCTTGGCcgctattttaaaaataggctcCAAATATCAGCATTATCTACCTGACTTTTTCTGACATAATTCTATAACTATTATAAACCCCTATGTTAGATTAGTTATAAGTCATTTCTACACCTGACTTTATATATTAGAAATAGATTTTATGTAGTTCTATATAATTCTTGGAATGTGTCCTTT encodes the following:
- the PLCL1 gene encoding inactive phospholipase C-like protein 1 isoform X3, with product MPSEKKISSASDCISFMQAGCELKKVRPNSRIYNRFFTLDTDLQALRWEPSKKDLEKAKLDISAIKEIRLGKNTETFRNNGLADQICEDCAFSILHGENYESLDLVANSADVANIWVSGLRYLVSRSKQPLDFMEGNQNTPRFMWLKKVFEAADIDGNGIMLEDTSVELIKQLNPTLKESKIRLKFKEIQKSKEKLTTRVTEEEFCEAFCELCTRPEVYFLLVQISKNKEYLDANDLMLFLEAEQGVTQITEDMCLDIIRRYELSEEGRQKGFLAIDGFTQYLLSPECDIFDPEQKKVAQDMTQPLSHYYINASHNTYLIEDQFRGPADINGYVRALKMGCRSIELDVNDGSDNEPILCNRNNMTTHLSFRSVIEVINKFAFVASEYPLILCLGNHCSLPQQKVMVQQMKKVFGSKLYTEAPLPSESYLPSPEKLKRMIIVKGKKLPSDPDVLEGEVTDEDEEAEMSRRMSVDYNGEQKQILLCRELSDLVSICKSVQYRDFELSMKSQNYWEICSFSETEASRIANEYPEDFVNYNKKFLSRIYPSAMRIDSSNLNPQDFWNCGCQIVAMNFQTPGPMMDLHTGWFLQNGGCGYVLRPSIMRDEVSYFSANTKGIVPGVSPLVLHIKIISGQNFPKPKGACAKGDVIDPYVCIEIHGIPADCSEQRTKTVQQNSDNPIFDETFEFQVNLPELAVIRFVVLDDDYIGDEFIGQYTIPFECLQPGYRHVPLRSFVGDVMEHVTLFVHIAITNRSGGGKPQKRSLSVRMGKKVREYTMLRNIGLKTIDDIFKIAVHPLREAIDMRENMQNAIVSVKELCGLPPIASLKQCLLTLSSRLITSDNTPSVSLVMKDNFPHLEPLGAIPDVQKKMLAAYDLMIQESRFLIEMADTVQEKIVQCQKAGMEFHEELHNLGAKEGLKGRKLNKATESFAWNITVLKGQGDLLKNAKNEAIENMKQIQLACLSCGLSKAPSSGAEAKSKRSLEAIEEKESSEDNGKL
- the PLCL1 gene encoding inactive phospholipase C-like protein 1 isoform X1, whose amino-acid sequence is MAEGAASREGPALTDAAGSEDDPRVGPDAASGDGVAAAPGGQWRDRRSGVALPSAAGAPADGEAGLLEAARATPRRSSIIKDPANQKCGGRKKTVSFSSMPSEKKISSASDCISFMQAGCELKKVRPNSRIYNRFFTLDTDLQALRWEPSKKDLEKAKLDISAIKEIRLGKNTETFRNNGLADQICEDCAFSILHGENYESLDLVANSADVANIWVSGLRYLVSRSKQPLDFMEGNQNTPRFMWLKKVFEAADIDGNGIMLEDTSVELIKQLNPTLKESKIRLKFKEIQKSKEKLTTRVTEEEFCEAFCELCTRPEVYFLLVQISKNKEYLDANDLMLFLEAEQGVTQITEDMCLDIIRRYELSEEGRQKGFLAIDGFTQYLLSPECDIFDPEQKKVAQDMTQPLSHYYINASHNTYLIEDQFRGPADINGYVRALKMGCRSIELDVNDGSDNEPILCNRNNMTTHLSFRSVIEVINKFAFVASEYPLILCLGNHCSLPQQKVMVQQMKKVFGSKLYTEAPLPSESYLPSPEKLKRMIIVKGKKLPSDPDVLEGEVTDEDEEAEMSRRMSVDYNGEQKQILLCRELSDLVSICKSVQYRDFELSMKSQNYWEICSFSETEASRIANEYPEDFVNYNKKFLSRIYPSAMRIDSSNLNPQDFWNCGCQIVAMNFQTPGPMMDLHTGWFLQNGGCGYVLRPSIMRDEVSYFSANTKGIVPGVSPLVLHIKIISGQNFPKPKGACAKGDVIDPYVCIEIHGIPADCSEQRTKTVQQNSDNPIFDETFEFQVNLPELAVIRFVVLDDDYIGDEFIGQYTIPFECLQPGYRHVPLRSFVGDVMEHVTLFVHIAITNRSGGGKPQKRSLSVRMGKKVREYTMLRNIGLKTIDDIFKIAVHPLREAIDMRENMQNAIVSVKELCGLPPIASLKQCLLTLSSRLITSDNTPSVSLVMKDNFPHLEPLGAIPDVQKKMLAAYDLMIQESRFLIEMADTVQEKIVQCQKAGMEFHEELHNLGAKEGLKGRKLNKATESFAWNITVLKGQGDLLKNAKNEAIENMKQIQLACLSCGLSKAPSSGAEAKSKRSLEAIEEKESSEDNGKL
- the PLCL1 gene encoding inactive phospholipase C-like protein 1 isoform X2; translation: MAEGAASREGPALTDAAGSEDDPRVGPDAASGDGVAAAPGGQWRDRRSGVALPSAAGAPADGEAGLLEAARATPRRSSIIKDPANQKCGGRKKTVSFSSMPSEKKISSASDCISFMQAGCELKKVRPNSRIYNRFFTLDTDLQALRWEPSKKDLEKAKLDISAIKEIRLGKNTETFRNNGLADQICEDCAFSILHGENYESLDLVANSADVANIWVSGLRYLVSRSKQPLDFMEGNQNTPRFMWLKKVFEAADIDGNGIMLEDTSVELIKQLNPTLKESKIRLKFKEIQKSKEKLTTRVTEEEFCEAFCELCTRPEVYFLLVQISKNKEYLDANDLMLFLEAEQGVTQITEDMCLDIIRRYELSEEGRQKGFLAIDGFTQYLLSPECDIFDPEQKKVAQDMTQPLSHYYINASHNTYLIEDQFRGPADINGYVRALKMGCRSIELDVNDGSDNEPILCNRNNMTTHLSFRSVIEVINKFAFVASEYPLILCLGNHCSLPQQKVMVQQMKKVFGSKLYTEAPLPSESYLPSPEKLKRMIIVKGKKLPSDPDVLEGEVTDEDEEAEMSRRMSVDYNGEQKQILLCRELSDLVSICKSVQYRDFELSMKSQNYWEICSFSETEASRIANEYPEDFVNYNKKFLSRIYPSAMRIDSSNLNPQDFWNCGCQIVAMNFQTPGPMMDLHTGWFLQNGGCGYVLRPSIMRDEVSYFSANTKGIVPGVSPLVLHIKIISGQNFPKPKGACAKGDVIDPYVCIEIHGIPADCSEQRTKTVQQNSDNPIFDETFEFQVNLPELAVIRFVVLDDDYIGDEFIGQYTIPFECLQPGYRHVPLRSFVGDVMEHVTLFVHIAITNRSGGGKPQKRSLSVRMGKKVREYTMLRNIGLKTIDDIFKIAVHPLREAIDMRENMQNAIVSVKELCGLPPIASLKQCLLTLSSRLITSDNTPSVSLVMKDNFPHLEPLGAIPDVQKKMLAAYDLGQGDLLKNAKNEAIENMKQIQLACLSCGLSKAPSSGAEAKSKRSLEAIEEKESSEDNGKL